The Streptomyces sp. NBC_00162 sequence AAGGAGGAGGAACCGTGGCCCAGCGCACCGAGCGCGCGGACGCCCTGCGCAACCGAGAAGCCGTGCTGGCCGCCGCCGACGCCCTCTTCGCCGAGAGCAGCAGCCCTCACAGCGTGTCGATGGACGACATCGCCGCCGCCGCGGGCGTGGGCAAGGGCACGCTCTTCCGCCGCTTCGGCGACCGTGCCGGCCTGATCGGCGCCGTGATCGCCTCCCGCCTCGAACCCCTGCAGCAGGCCGTGCGGGAAGCGCAGGACGCGGCCGGGTCCTCACCGCGGCAGCGGGTGCTCGACCTCCTTGACGCCTCGCTGCGCTTCAAGATCGAGAACCGGCACCTGATGTCGGCCGCGGAGGACGCCGGGCTCAGCAGCCCCTACCAGGCCGGGCACTACGGCTGGTGGCACGAAATCCTTCGTGCGGCGCTGGACCAGGTGCCTGGCGTCCACGACGCGGATTTCACCGCCCACGCCCTGCTGGCGGCCATCCGCGCCGACCTCGTGGCGCACCTGATCGACGACCAGAAGATGACACCCGACAGCCTGCGGGCCTCGCTCGCGGCCCACATCGACAACGTCCTCGGCAACAGCTCCGATCCGTCCCGCGCACCCGACGAGGCCTGAGGGCCCGGCGGGCGGCCTGCTCAGAGACCGAACATTCAGGGAGCCAGCAGGGGGCGGAACGTCTGAGTCGCGATCCCGTACCCCGCCCTCCAGCTGGACCCGGTGCCGGGTGGCCACGGCGGAAACGGGTACGGCCCCGGACTATCGGACGCTTCCGCCCGCCACGGCCCGCCTCAGGGCCTCCACGCTCGGCGCCCCGTCGGTGCGGCCGTCCGCGTCGCGGTACAGGCGGCAGGAGACGCTCGGGGCCGCACCGGCGACCGCGAACGGGTCGGCGCCGTCGAGCAGCACGGTGGGCGAGCCGGTCATGCCCCAGCGCGCGGCCTCCGCCTCAGTCCGCACCTCGACCAGCTCCACCTTCGCCGCCCGGCCGTCCAGAGCGGCGGCGATCCGCTCACGTGCGACCGGCGCGTTGGGGCAGTCGGGAACGGTCAGTACGGTGATCCGCATGAGTGCTGTCCTCCCACATCATGGTGTGTACATCCGACGCTAGACCTCTGCGCCATC is a genomic window containing:
- a CDS encoding TetR/AcrR family transcriptional regulator — its product is MAQRTERADALRNREAVLAAADALFAESSSPHSVSMDDIAAAAGVGKGTLFRRFGDRAGLIGAVIASRLEPLQQAVREAQDAAGSSPRQRVLDLLDASLRFKIENRHLMSAAEDAGLSSPYQAGHYGWWHEILRAALDQVPGVHDADFTAHALLAAIRADLVAHLIDDQKMTPDSLRASLAAHIDNVLGNSSDPSRAPDEA
- a CDS encoding thioredoxin family protein translates to MRITVLTVPDCPNAPVARERIAAALDGRAAKVELVEVRTEAEAARWGMTGSPTVLLDGADPFAVAGAAPSVSCRLYRDADGRTDGAPSVEALRRAVAGGSVR